The following coding sequences are from one Desulfatibacillum aliphaticivorans DSM 15576 window:
- a CDS encoding PTS sugar transporter subunit IIA — protein sequence MKMDIRQAAAFLSLPVKTLERWIAQGFLPIPAGTSSSPIFDKSWLANWAKSKNLSISQTCQDDPACPAPAHNLVQAMRRGGVFKDVDGGTVDEALTQAASLSPVTSDHLQAFTQQLLERERLCSTGQGKGVAIPHVRSQTGDAGAEASITTCFLKEPLDFNAIDGKPVTTLFLLISPSVDVHLRLLSRLAFCLRDDSFVEFLNQRPTPEDLLGKVQELEAKVADSGL from the coding sequence ATGAAAATGGACATCAGACAAGCGGCGGCTTTTTTGAGTTTGCCGGTCAAAACTCTGGAAAGATGGATAGCTCAGGGATTCCTGCCCATACCGGCGGGCACAAGCAGTTCTCCCATATTTGATAAGAGCTGGCTTGCCAATTGGGCCAAAAGCAAAAATTTAAGCATCAGCCAAACATGCCAGGACGATCCCGCATGTCCCGCGCCTGCTCACAACCTGGTCCAGGCCATGCGCCGGGGCGGCGTGTTTAAGGATGTGGATGGCGGCACAGTGGACGAAGCCCTGACGCAGGCGGCGTCTCTTTCCCCCGTGACCAGCGATCATTTGCAGGCTTTCACCCAGCAGCTTTTGGAACGGGAGCGTTTATGCTCCACGGGGCAAGGCAAGGGGGTGGCTATTCCCCATGTCCGCAGCCAGACGGGAGATGCAGGGGCGGAAGCCTCGATCACCACCTGCTTTCTCAAGGAGCCGTTGGACTTCAACGCCATTGACGGCAAGCCCGTCACCACCCTTTTTCTTCTCATAAGCCCTTCGGTGGACGTTCACCTACGCCTTCTTTCGCGGCTTGCCTTTTGCCTGCGGGACGACTCTTTTGTAGAATTTCTGAATCAGCGCCCCACTCCGGAAGATTTGTTGGGAAAAGTGCAGGAACTGGAAGCCAAGGTGGCGGACTCCGGTTTATAG